A single genomic interval of Rosistilla ulvae harbors:
- a CDS encoding DMT family transporter: MSAPNQVQPQSPEPLESIVAAANALPPQPVAAPISYTVGVIYCLLAAVGYTLANIALRQVSDLDPIMVTAAKAFPTMIGMAPSVFLLWNRGVVLTPQRSAIGYLLAGCCVGQFIGNCAFQYSLSIVGLALAVPICLGTMVIGGAVFGRIFLGERVTVRTVIAIVVLIVATAILSLGSGRSAVRADLTPLQIASGVIAVSISGLAFSFLGTMVRRSLLSGMAVATTMFVSGLVGTFGLSTIALARVGSEGLAATTADQWLVMLAAGLFNLFAFFVLTVALQVVSVVVVNLLNVTQVAMAAIAGVLIFQERVTQSMVIGVSLTIVGLMVLGKRKTPRSKPLTPEPDDAI, translated from the coding sequence CCGCCAACGCGCTCCCACCGCAGCCGGTTGCCGCTCCCATCTCCTACACCGTCGGCGTGATCTATTGCCTGCTGGCCGCTGTCGGTTATACGTTGGCTAACATCGCGCTGCGACAGGTAAGCGATCTGGATCCGATCATGGTCACGGCGGCGAAAGCCTTTCCAACGATGATCGGGATGGCGCCAAGCGTGTTCCTGTTGTGGAACCGCGGCGTCGTCTTAACACCCCAGCGGTCGGCGATCGGTTACCTGCTGGCCGGATGTTGCGTCGGGCAATTCATCGGCAATTGTGCGTTCCAGTATTCTTTGAGCATCGTCGGGCTGGCGTTGGCGGTGCCGATCTGCCTGGGGACGATGGTGATCGGCGGAGCGGTCTTCGGACGTATCTTTCTAGGCGAACGCGTCACCGTGCGGACGGTCATCGCGATCGTGGTCTTGATCGTGGCGACGGCGATCCTTTCACTGGGCAGCGGTCGCAGCGCGGTCCGCGCCGACCTGACACCTCTGCAGATCGCCAGCGGAGTGATCGCCGTCTCGATCTCGGGGCTCGCCTTTTCATTCCTGGGAACGATGGTCCGCCGCAGTCTTCTGAGCGGGATGGCCGTCGCGACGACGATGTTTGTCAGCGGACTGGTCGGCACCTTCGGGTTATCGACGATCGCCTTGGCACGCGTCGGATCGGAGGGCTTGGCGGCGACGACGGCAGACCAGTGGTTGGTGATGTTAGCCGCGGGGCTATTTAACCTGTTCGCCTTTTTTGTATTAACCGTCGCGTTGCAGGTCGTTTCGGTGGTTGTGGTGAACCTGTTAAACGTAACCCAAGTTGCGATGGCAGCGATCGCCGGCGTACTGATCTTTCAAGAACGCGTCACCCAATCGATGGTGATCGGCGTTTCGTTGACGATCGTCGGGCTGATGGTCTTGGGCAAGCGGAAGACGCCCCGTTCCAAACCGCTCACGCCGGAACCCGACGACGCTATTTAG
- a CDS encoding SBBP repeat-containing protein, whose translation MTCLPLHRLKLLLTIPIVICGTHLNRAAIGDDYEIGFSTLIGGSDWEHARDVFADESGNVYVVGGTQSVDFPTTENALRRSQDTTGRQVGSGGYCDAFVCKFSADGELIWSTLLGGPNYDRAYAVEVDDEGFVYVSGRGGPGFPVSDNAFQTQFRGTDNGVYGMQNGFIAKLSPDGSEIVWAAYVGVGSLCRDLSIDDDGNVYVALHYTGSGPLPPDSWCAGGFQPQPAGGSEIGALKIASDGRSILWGTWLGGSKDEVSNCGIRIDRQRQVYLNFTTKSTDLPTTAGAHDRSHNGKTDAFVARISSDGSQLLLGTYFGGAEDDEGNSTHNMAVDAHGNAYLLSSTRSADIPVTMGVVQPKLNGAQRDIVVAKFSPEGALQRCTYLGGSDNDGADGIYANDQGDVFLTGDTASHDFPLTSNALQTQRGKSQDAVVVVLAADFASLKFSTRLGGPNYDYGRCGFLDSRGNLYITGSVNGPGWPVHRAFQPEFAGGGGGKELCCEGGCYAGDVILAKLIRLKNE comes from the coding sequence ATGACCTGCCTCCCCCTGCATCGACTGAAGTTACTGCTGACGATCCCGATTGTGATCTGCGGCACCCATTTAAATCGCGCCGCGATCGGCGACGATTATGAAATCGGATTCTCCACATTGATTGGAGGTTCGGACTGGGAGCATGCCCGCGACGTCTTCGCTGACGAATCGGGGAACGTTTATGTCGTCGGCGGCACTCAATCCGTTGATTTCCCGACAACCGAAAATGCGCTGCGACGATCGCAGGATACGACGGGGAGGCAGGTTGGCAGCGGAGGTTACTGCGACGCGTTCGTCTGCAAATTTTCAGCTGACGGGGAATTGATCTGGTCGACATTGCTGGGAGGGCCCAACTACGATCGCGCTTATGCAGTCGAAGTCGATGACGAAGGATTTGTCTATGTCAGCGGACGCGGTGGCCCGGGATTTCCCGTCAGCGACAACGCGTTCCAAACCCAGTTTCGCGGAACCGACAACGGGGTCTACGGGATGCAGAACGGGTTCATCGCGAAACTGTCCCCCGATGGATCTGAGATCGTTTGGGCAGCTTATGTTGGCGTGGGATCGCTGTGCCGCGATCTGTCGATCGACGACGATGGCAATGTCTATGTCGCGTTGCATTACACCGGCAGCGGCCCGCTACCGCCAGATTCCTGGTGCGCTGGCGGCTTCCAACCACAACCTGCTGGCGGTTCGGAGATCGGCGCGCTGAAGATCGCCAGCGACGGCCGATCGATCCTTTGGGGAACTTGGCTGGGGGGATCGAAGGACGAGGTTTCCAACTGTGGTATCCGCATCGACCGCCAGCGGCAGGTCTATCTGAACTTCACGACCAAGTCGACCGATCTACCAACCACCGCGGGCGCTCACGATCGTTCGCATAACGGTAAAACCGACGCCTTCGTCGCGCGGATCAGTTCCGATGGATCCCAGTTGTTGCTGGGGACCTACTTTGGTGGCGCTGAAGACGACGAAGGCAACAGCACACACAATATGGCTGTCGACGCCCACGGGAATGCCTATTTGCTGTCGAGCACTCGCAGTGCCGACATCCCAGTCACGATGGGAGTCGTGCAACCCAAACTCAACGGTGCTCAACGCGATATCGTGGTGGCGAAGTTTTCTCCCGAGGGAGCGTTGCAACGTTGCACCTATCTGGGCGGCAGCGACAACGATGGAGCCGACGGCATCTATGCGAACGATCAGGGGGATGTCTTTTTGACCGGCGATACCGCGTCGCACGATTTCCCACTGACCTCCAACGCGTTGCAGACGCAGCGAGGCAAGTCCCAGGACGCCGTGGTCGTGGTGCTTGCTGCCGATTTTGCCAGCCTGAAATTCAGTACCCGGCTTGGCGGCCCCAATTATGATTACGGGCGCTGCGGCTTTTTAGACAGCCGCGGAAATCTCTATATCACCGGATCGGTCAACGGTCCCGGCTGGCCCGTCCATCGCGCGTTCCAACCCGAATTCGCCGGCGGCGGTGGCGGCAAAGAACTTTGTTGCGAAGGGGGATGTTACGCGGGAGATGTGATCCTGGCAAAGTTGATCCGCTTGAAGAACGAATAG
- a CDS encoding acetolactate synthase — MSSIGEGNAIDYQTARGRDYPAIRQFTVFLENRVGQLLEVVRRFEGTGLRIVALSINDAAECAFVRFVVSHPERAREILERAGLSIIETDLIGVELPDTSQPLLHVCTALLQAEVNIIQAYPLIPRTNQRAAVALMVDNIDLGIETLRAKNFRTLQESDLLGEDE; from the coding sequence ATGAGCAGCATCGGAGAAGGAAACGCGATCGATTATCAAACCGCTCGCGGCCGCGATTATCCCGCGATTCGACAGTTCACCGTCTTCTTGGAGAACCGCGTCGGGCAGTTGCTGGAAGTCGTGCGTCGATTCGAGGGGACCGGTCTGCGGATCGTCGCTCTGTCGATCAACGATGCCGCCGAGTGTGCGTTTGTGCGATTTGTGGTCAGCCATCCCGAACGGGCTCGTGAGATTCTGGAACGGGCCGGTTTGTCGATCATCGAAACCGACCTGATCGGCGTCGAATTGCCCGACACGTCGCAACCGTTGCTGCACGTCTGCACGGCGCTGCTGCAGGCGGAAGTGAACATCATCCAAGCGTATCCCTTGATCCCACGCACCAACCAACGGGCTGCGGTGGCGTTGATGGTCGACAATATCGATCTAGGGATCGAAACGCTGCGAGCGAAGAACTTCCGCACGCTGCAAGAAAGCGATCTGCTGGGCGAGGATGAATAA
- a CDS encoding TolC family protein, which produces MLIACCALLLVGCSRRWYRQQADEDANCLIQQKGGHLHGGSVYVAPDSRMFDPFSIDRSPMPPDDPKSHQYMHCVDGMHGWKHWHRNGDVSSIESPYWLASLPKDETGNVVLNLRDAVGVARINSRDYQQNVETLYRSALNVSFERFRFDHQFFSGTRTFEEFRGTDVGASSVLTQTSFGSVRKLSATGGELVVGFANSLVWDFWGSDSDLFTSTIDFSLVQPLLRYGGRARVLEQLTQSERNLLANVRQMQQYRQGFYVDIVTGRNSGPGPSLATNVGQAGLGLIAGVPSGRSGAADAGGYMGLLQDQQQIRNQATNITALRDSLAQLEAAFEANRINSRLQVDQARQALLNAQSSLLAAKAAYQTRVDSFKVDLGLPPTLPVEIRDELLDRFTLIDPKLTEIQDELAEILLEIRSKRENPTEESLETARGKILALNAGIDPQLESALSDLAALEKHLPERRKQLRQVKMQIDELHADVDSRVYDEQVLMKRIDFLKKRLPTIARDLQQLRQEYAQSQQQLTLQAADGDDAESPAGPTLQEQWKTLNDRAGRLSDLLLELSLVHAETRLQGITLLPLEIEPFEALSYARTNRLDWMNARANLVDVWRKIEFFANALQSDLDVVVNGELGTDPDNIVQFTPDRSRVRFGVQFDTPTARLVERNQYREALLNYQQARRNYMLFEDRVSLSLRNTLRIAALSRINLEVRRTAVQVAIAQVDIARLKLNPPLRPNQQSTTSPTAARDLVSALSDLLDAQNDFLNVWVNYEVLRVLLDFEMGTMQLDPTGVWIDPGPIEAPTDAALADDTSLLESGAVAPIVGGLPERLPMPATAPTNQINSAEPLRVPSP; this is translated from the coding sequence ATGCTGATCGCTTGCTGCGCGTTGTTGCTGGTGGGCTGTTCGCGGCGCTGGTATCGCCAACAGGCCGATGAAGACGCCAACTGCTTGATCCAGCAGAAAGGTGGCCATCTGCATGGCGGTAGCGTCTACGTTGCGCCGGATTCGCGGATGTTCGATCCGTTTTCAATCGATCGGTCGCCGATGCCTCCGGATGATCCCAAATCACATCAGTACATGCACTGTGTCGATGGGATGCACGGTTGGAAACATTGGCATCGCAACGGGGATGTTTCGTCGATCGAATCTCCCTATTGGCTCGCCTCGCTCCCCAAAGATGAAACGGGGAACGTCGTCCTGAACCTCCGCGATGCCGTCGGTGTGGCTCGGATCAATTCGCGTGACTACCAACAAAATGTCGAGACGCTGTATCGTTCGGCGCTGAACGTCTCGTTCGAACGCTTCCGTTTCGACCATCAATTTTTCTCGGGCACCCGCACGTTTGAAGAGTTCCGGGGAACTGACGTCGGCGCCAGCAGCGTGCTCACCCAAACTAGTTTTGGCAGCGTCCGCAAGCTGAGTGCGACCGGCGGCGAGTTGGTCGTCGGATTTGCCAATTCGTTGGTCTGGGATTTCTGGGGCAGCGATAGCGATCTGTTCACTTCGACGATCGATTTCAGCCTGGTGCAGCCGTTGTTGCGGTATGGCGGTCGCGCTCGCGTCTTGGAACAACTGACGCAAAGCGAACGGAATCTACTGGCCAACGTGCGGCAGATGCAGCAATATCGGCAGGGCTTTTATGTCGACATCGTCACCGGTCGCAACTCCGGCCCCGGGCCAAGTTTGGCCACCAATGTCGGCCAAGCGGGGCTCGGTCTGATCGCCGGTGTCCCTAGCGGACGGAGCGGAGCCGCCGATGCAGGCGGCTACATGGGCCTGTTGCAGGACCAGCAACAGATCCGCAACCAAGCGACCAACATCACGGCGCTCCGCGACAGTTTGGCACAATTGGAAGCTGCGTTTGAAGCGAATCGAATCAACAGCCGGTTGCAGGTCGATCAAGCTCGCCAGGCGTTGCTGAATGCACAGAGTTCGCTGTTGGCGGCCAAAGCGGCTTACCAAACGCGCGTCGACAGCTTCAAAGTCGACCTCGGGTTGCCTCCGACGCTGCCCGTCGAAATTCGCGATGAATTATTAGATCGTTTTACTTTGATCGATCCGAAGCTGACTGAGATACAAGACGAACTGGCGGAGATCCTGTTGGAGATCCGCAGCAAACGCGAGAACCCGACTGAAGAATCGCTGGAAACAGCCCGCGGCAAAATTCTCGCGTTGAATGCTGGCATCGATCCTCAGCTGGAATCGGCGCTCTCCGATCTGGCAGCGCTAGAGAAACATCTGCCCGAGCGTCGCAAGCAGCTGCGGCAGGTCAAAATGCAGATCGACGAACTGCATGCCGATGTCGACAGCCGAGTGTACGACGAACAGGTGCTGATGAAACGGATCGACTTTCTCAAAAAACGTTTGCCCACGATCGCCCGCGACTTGCAGCAGTTGCGTCAGGAGTACGCCCAATCTCAGCAACAGCTGACGTTGCAAGCGGCTGATGGAGACGATGCCGAATCGCCCGCGGGACCAACGCTGCAGGAGCAGTGGAAGACGTTGAACGACCGGGCGGGGCGATTGTCCGACCTGTTGTTAGAGTTATCGCTGGTCCATGCCGAGACGCGTTTGCAGGGGATCACGTTGTTGCCGTTGGAGATCGAGCCATTTGAGGCGCTCAGCTACGCCCGGACCAATCGCTTGGATTGGATGAACGCCCGCGCCAACTTGGTCGACGTGTGGCGGAAGATCGAATTCTTCGCCAACGCGTTGCAGAGCGATCTGGACGTGGTCGTCAATGGCGAATTGGGAACCGATCCGGATAACATCGTTCAGTTCACGCCCGATCGCAGCCGCGTTCGGTTTGGCGTTCAGTTCGATACGCCGACGGCTCGGTTGGTCGAACGGAACCAATACCGCGAGGCGCTGCTGAATTACCAACAAGCCCGTCGAAACTACATGCTGTTCGAAGATCGCGTTTCATTGAGTCTGCGGAATACGCTGCGGATCGCCGCACTCAGCCGAATCAACTTGGAAGTGCGTCGAACCGCGGTCCAGGTGGCGATCGCGCAGGTCGATATCGCGCGGCTGAAGCTGAATCCTCCGCTGCGACCGAATCAACAGAGCACGACTTCACCGACCGCCGCACGCGACTTGGTCTCTGCGTTGTCGGATCTGTTGGACGCGCAAAACGACTTCCTTAATGTGTGGGTCAACTACGAAGTCCTCCGCGTTCTGCTGGACTTTGAAATGGGGACGATGCAATTGGATCCAACGGGGGTTTGGATCGATCCGGGGCCGATCGAAGCCCCTACCGATGCCGCACTGGCCGACGATACGTCGCTGTTGGAAAGCGGCGCTGTCGCGCCGATCGTCGGTGGATTGCCTGAGCGGCTGCCAATGCCAGCGACGGCTCCCACAAATCAAATCAATTCCGCCGAACCGCTTCGCGTTCCGTCGCCGTAG
- a CDS encoding sulfatase: MKQTVILLCLALATAVAAEAADLPKPNVLFIAIDDLNDYISPLDNQTGVKTPNFDRLAKRSVTFANAHCAAPVCHASRVATMTGVHPITSGLYNNLFAAHGPRWRDESPALKDAVVLSQHFRNHGYHAAGGGKIFHTLQWTRGDSQNDPDAWDAYRGDPLDPISADWPRPRIIPDARAGISPGRPVGGRNLFGAQPLLVPDSKTGDHMVVDWATEQLNAQHDKPLFLAVGLFRPHIPFEVPKKYFDMHPIDEITLPTTLDNDLDDARVPKRQAWHRWVVKNRLWRKMMQGYLASISYTDHQLGRLLDALDASPIKENTIVVLWSDHGFHIGEKQNWEKFCLWDQTTRVPMFIHAPGISADGQATRQPATLTDLYPTLCELAGLPIPSQCDGLSLVPQLKDPGLKRDRLSLTSYAFGPEPSHAVSDERYRYIRYDDGFEELYDLENDPNEFTNLATSEAHAETKARLAEGLPKVTAPRREIPSDSKYNLRRTNN; the protein is encoded by the coding sequence ATGAAACAGACAGTCATTCTACTTTGCTTAGCGCTGGCGACGGCGGTCGCTGCGGAAGCCGCCGATCTCCCCAAGCCGAACGTGTTGTTCATCGCCATCGACGATTTGAACGATTACATTTCGCCGCTGGACAATCAAACCGGCGTAAAGACTCCGAATTTCGATCGGCTCGCCAAACGGAGCGTGACGTTTGCCAACGCCCACTGCGCGGCGCCGGTTTGCCATGCGTCGCGCGTTGCCACGATGACCGGCGTGCATCCGATTACGTCGGGACTCTACAACAATCTGTTTGCCGCCCACGGCCCACGCTGGCGAGATGAGTCCCCAGCCCTGAAAGATGCGGTCGTCTTATCCCAACACTTCCGCAACCATGGATATCACGCGGCTGGTGGTGGAAAGATCTTTCATACGCTGCAGTGGACGCGCGGTGATTCGCAGAACGACCCCGACGCCTGGGACGCCTACCGCGGCGATCCGTTGGATCCGATTTCCGCCGACTGGCCGCGGCCGCGGATCATTCCCGATGCCCGCGCGGGGATCTCGCCTGGGCGTCCCGTCGGCGGCCGCAATCTGTTTGGCGCACAACCGCTGTTGGTTCCCGATTCGAAAACCGGCGACCACATGGTTGTCGATTGGGCCACCGAACAATTGAATGCCCAACACGATAAGCCTCTTTTTCTGGCGGTCGGCCTGTTTCGTCCTCACATCCCATTCGAAGTCCCTAAAAAGTACTTCGACATGCACCCGATCGACGAGATCACGCTACCGACCACGTTGGACAACGACCTCGACGATGCCCGCGTTCCCAAGCGGCAAGCGTGGCATCGTTGGGTGGTGAAGAACCGGTTGTGGCGCAAGATGATGCAAGGCTATCTGGCCAGCATCAGCTACACCGATCATCAGCTCGGGCGATTGCTCGACGCGTTGGATGCTTCGCCGATCAAAGAGAATACGATCGTTGTGCTTTGGAGCGATCACGGGTTCCACATCGGCGAGAAACAGAACTGGGAAAAGTTCTGTCTGTGGGACCAAACGACCCGCGTGCCGATGTTCATCCACGCGCCGGGGATTAGCGCCGACGGACAAGCGACTCGCCAACCGGCGACGCTCACCGACCTCTACCCCACGCTTTGCGAGCTGGCTGGTTTGCCGATCCCGTCGCAGTGCGATGGTCTATCGCTGGTTCCCCAATTAAAAGATCCGGGGCTCAAGCGAGATCGGTTGTCGCTGACGTCGTACGCCTTTGGCCCCGAACCGTCGCATGCGGTCTCCGATGAACGCTATCGCTACATCCGCTACGACGATGGTTTTGAAGAACTGTACGATTTGGAAAACGACCCAAACGAATTCACAAACCTCGCCACGTCGGAGGCGCATGCAGAAACGAAAGCTCGCCTCGCTGAAGGCCTTCCGAAAGTAACCGCTCCACGCCGCGAAATCCCCAGCGATTCGAAATACAATCTCCGCAGAACAAACAACTAA
- a CDS encoding sulfatase: protein MILNKISLPSLLFFACIAGGMFSPNGDLLAAKPNVVFILADDLGWSDTTLFGTTKFYKTPNIERLAARGMTFTRAYSSSPLCSPTRASILTGLSPARTGITTPNCHLPKVILAAEATATGPPHLKATSPNSVSRLKTSYYTLAEMFKDNGYATAHFGKWHLGSAPYSPLEHGFDIDVPHWAGPGPAGSYVAPWRYPDFDPQTPDEHIEDRMASEAVTFMEQNQGQPFFLNYWMFSVHAPFDAKQALIDRYAKQIDPNDPQRSPTYAAMIESMDDAVGTLLDTLDRLKIADNTIVIFASDNGGNMYNQVDGTTATSNAPLRGGKATMYEGGVRGPAIVVQPGVVAANSRSDEVIQSSDFYPTLLEMLSIPKQPDQTFDGISITPALRGGSLDRDAIFTYFPHSPPIPEWMPPAVSVHQDDWKLIRIFHSGEDGQHRYELFHLAEDIGEQHDLSAKHPEWVQQMDALIEAFLVDTDAVRPQPNRRFDPAKYRPDLEGIGRLKNSAARPAKKSAKPRGKPVAGWQPDGTCTLKRDGDALVITSDGGDPYIIYGLPKPIPQQPLILRFNMRSNASGRGQIFWREQDVRPPFLAARSVKFDPEHDDATHQYAIEFTPSSPIDAVRIDPSTSAGQIWISNIRLTDRAGNVLHRFTP, encoded by the coding sequence GTGATTCTGAATAAGATCTCGCTCCCTTCGCTGTTGTTCTTTGCTTGTATTGCGGGCGGCATGTTCTCGCCGAACGGAGATCTGTTGGCGGCGAAACCGAATGTCGTTTTCATTCTGGCGGACGATTTGGGGTGGAGCGACACGACGCTCTTTGGCACCACCAAGTTTTATAAGACGCCAAATATCGAGCGACTTGCGGCTCGCGGGATGACCTTCACTCGCGCCTATTCCTCCAGTCCGCTCTGTTCGCCAACGCGAGCCAGCATCCTGACAGGACTGAGTCCGGCGCGGACCGGGATCACGACGCCTAATTGCCATTTGCCAAAGGTGATCCTCGCGGCCGAAGCGACTGCGACCGGCCCGCCTCATCTGAAGGCGACGTCTCCCAATTCGGTCTCGCGTCTAAAGACCAGCTACTACACGCTTGCGGAGATGTTCAAAGACAACGGTTACGCCACCGCCCACTTTGGGAAATGGCATCTCGGCAGCGCTCCCTATTCGCCTCTTGAACATGGCTTCGACATCGATGTGCCGCACTGGGCCGGTCCCGGTCCCGCCGGCAGTTACGTCGCTCCGTGGCGGTATCCCGATTTCGATCCGCAGACACCCGATGAACACATCGAAGATCGGATGGCCTCCGAAGCTGTGACGTTTATGGAACAGAACCAAGGGCAACCGTTCTTCTTGAACTATTGGATGTTCAGCGTGCACGCTCCGTTTGATGCGAAACAGGCGTTGATCGATCGATACGCGAAACAAATCGATCCCAATGATCCTCAGCGAAGTCCTACCTACGCTGCGATGATCGAGAGCATGGACGACGCGGTTGGCACTTTGTTGGACACGTTGGATCGTCTGAAGATCGCCGACAACACGATCGTCATCTTCGCGTCGGATAACGGCGGCAACATGTACAACCAAGTCGACGGCACGACGGCGACCAGCAACGCGCCGCTGCGTGGTGGCAAAGCGACGATGTACGAAGGAGGTGTCCGCGGACCAGCGATCGTGGTTCAGCCCGGCGTCGTTGCGGCCAACTCGCGCAGCGACGAAGTGATCCAGAGCAGCGACTTCTATCCGACGCTGTTGGAGATGTTGTCGATCCCCAAGCAGCCCGATCAAACCTTCGACGGGATCAGTATCACGCCTGCACTGCGGGGCGGTTCGCTCGATCGCGACGCGATCTTCACCTACTTCCCCCACAGTCCTCCGATTCCCGAATGGATGCCTCCTGCGGTCAGCGTCCACCAGGACGACTGGAAACTGATCCGCATCTTCCACAGCGGTGAAGATGGCCAACATCGCTATGAGTTGTTCCATCTTGCCGAAGACATCGGCGAACAGCACGATCTGTCGGCGAAGCATCCCGAGTGGGTGCAACAGATGGATGCGTTGATCGAAGCCTTCCTCGTCGACACCGATGCCGTTCGCCCGCAACCTAATCGCAGGTTTGATCCGGCCAAGTACCGACCGGACCTAGAAGGGATTGGCAGGCTGAAAAATTCAGCTGCCAGGCCGGCGAAGAAGTCAGCCAAGCCACGCGGCAAGCCGGTTGCAGGCTGGCAGCCCGATGGCACCTGCACGCTGAAGCGCGATGGCGATGCGTTGGTGATCACCAGCGATGGCGGCGATCCCTACATCATTTACGGCTTGCCCAAGCCGATCCCGCAACAGCCGTTAATACTTCGCTTTAACATGCGTTCGAACGCCTCCGGGCGAGGCCAAATCTTTTGGCGCGAACAAGATGTCCGCCCGCCGTTCCTGGCAGCGCGAAGCGTGAAGTTCGATCCCGAGCACGATGACGCAACACACCAGTATGCTATTGAGTTCACGCCGAGCAGTCCTATCGACGCGGTCCGAATCGATCCATCGACATCCGCCGGCCAGATATGGATCTCGAACATCCGACTAACCGATCGGGCGGGCAACGTGCTGCATCGCTTCACGCCATAG
- a CDS encoding class II aldolase/adducin family protein: MNTTRALVHPRDEIMRTMDRIYRYRMTTTSGGNLSIRDADGNIWITPARVDKGNLTRNDIVCVAADGSVDGLHPPSSEFPFHKAIYAARPNIQAIVHAHPVALVAFSICQQTPNTRLFHQAHSVCGKIGFAPYACPGSEALGASIANTFSEGCDSVILENHGVVVGGDCLASAFKRFEAFEFAGKTLIKANQLGELRFLSDAQLDQAAQRGVDFQSFDPGVASADERELRRQLCEFVQRGCRQRLLISTEGSFSARLDGDAFLITPTQKDRELLSAEDFVLVDGDRRETGKLASRAARAHQAIYKQHPHVQAIVFAHPVNATAFSATDVPFDVRTIPESYVFLRDVRRADYGVQYGSDGSIADFVTSRNPAAILENDGVLVTGSSVLDAFDRLEVLESTAEAVINAKSIGAVSAMPKSVIDELCDAFNLK; this comes from the coding sequence ATGAATACAACTCGAGCCCTTGTTCATCCACGCGATGAGATCATGCGGACGATGGATCGCATCTATCGCTACCGGATGACAACCACTTCCGGCGGCAACCTCTCGATCCGCGACGCCGATGGGAACATTTGGATCACACCGGCTCGCGTCGACAAAGGGAATCTGACTCGCAACGACATCGTCTGTGTCGCCGCCGATGGCAGCGTCGATGGCTTGCATCCGCCGTCGAGCGAGTTTCCGTTTCACAAAGCGATCTACGCGGCGCGGCCCAATATTCAGGCGATCGTTCACGCCCATCCCGTCGCTTTGGTTGCCTTCAGTATCTGTCAGCAGACGCCCAACACGCGATTGTTCCACCAAGCGCACAGCGTTTGCGGAAAGATCGGTTTCGCGCCGTATGCCTGTCCGGGCAGCGAAGCGCTTGGTGCGAGTATCGCCAACACATTCTCCGAAGGTTGCGACAGCGTGATCTTGGAGAACCATGGCGTTGTCGTCGGCGGGGATTGTTTGGCGTCGGCGTTCAAGCGTTTCGAAGCGTTTGAATTTGCTGGCAAGACGTTGATCAAAGCGAATCAGTTGGGCGAGCTGCGATTTTTGAGCGACGCCCAATTGGATCAAGCCGCTCAGCGTGGCGTCGATTTCCAATCGTTTGATCCCGGCGTCGCATCGGCTGACGAACGCGAGCTGCGCCGACAGTTGTGTGAGTTTGTTCAACGCGGGTGTCGGCAACGATTGTTGATCAGCACCGAAGGCAGCTTTTCGGCCCGTCTGGATGGCGATGCGTTTTTGATCACGCCGACGCAGAAAGACCGCGAACTCTTGTCGGCGGAAGATTTTGTTTTGGTCGACGGCGATCGACGCGAGACAGGGAAACTGGCCAGCCGCGCGGCGCGTGCGCACCAAGCGATCTACAAGCAACATCCGCATGTGCAAGCGATCGTGTTCGCACATCCGGTGAATGCAACCGCCTTCAGCGCGACCGATGTGCCGTTTGATGTCCGCACGATTCCCGAAAGCTACGTCTTTCTTCGCGACGTGCGACGAGCGGATTACGGCGTTCAGTACGGATCCGACGGTTCGATCGCCGACTTTGTCACCTCCCGCAACCCGGCAGCGATCCTGGAAAACGATGGCGTCCTGGTGACGGGGTCGAGTGTCTTGGATGCATTTGACCGACTGGAAGTCCTCGAATCGACAGCCGAAGCGGTGATCAATGCCAAGAGTATCGGAGCGGTTTCGGCGATGCCCAAAAGCGTGATCGACGAGCTGTGCGACGCGTTCAATCTGAAGTAG